ATCAGCTCGCCGATCGAGACCGTCTCGTCGCCGGGGTGGTACGCGGCGGTCTTCAGGACGGTGAACACCGAGTCCTGATAGATGTCGATCTTCGGGCGCTGATGGGCCGTCACCGCGTCCTCCACCGCCAACGGGTGCAGCCCGAACTCGTCGGTGACGTGGGCGAACTCGGCCTCGGTCGGGTCCGCCAGACCGATCCACACGAAGCCGTCGCCGGCCGCCCGGACCTCCGCGAGGGCGTCCGAGAAGTCGGTCGGCCCCTCGGTCCGCCGCCCGGCCCGGTAGATGCCGCAATCCACGATCATGCCCGCCATTGTGACCCGAACGCGGCGTCCGTGGGGCGCCTTCGACCCCGTACCCTTGCGGTATGCCCACCCTGCTGCTCGTGCGCCACGGCCGTTCCACCGCCAACTCGGCCGGAATCCTGGCCGGCTGGACCCCCGGGGTCGACCTGGACGAGACCGGCCGCGCCCAGGCCGCAGCCCTGCCCGGTCGGCTGGCCGGGCTGCCGATCGCCCGGCTGGTCAGCAGCCCGCTGGAGCGCTGCGGGCAGACCCTGGAGCCGCTCGTCGCCGCCCGGCCCGAGCTGGCAGCGCCCGAACTGGACGAGCGGCTCGGCGAGTGCCACTACGGCGAGTGGACCGGCCGGCCGCTGTCCGAGCTGGCGGACGAGCCGCTCTGGCGCACCGTCCAGGACCACGCCTCGGGCGCCGCGTTCCCCGGCGGCGAGTCGCTGCGCGCGCTCAGCCACCGCACCGTGGACGCGGTGCGCGAGTGGAACGACAAGGTCGCCGTCGACCACGGGCCGGACGCGCTCTGGGTGGCCGCGACCCACGGCGACGTGATCAAGGCGATCGTCGCGGACGCGCTCGGTCTGCACCTCGACCACTTCCAGCGGATCTCGGTCGAACCGTGCTCGGTCACCGCCATCCGATACACCCCGAACCGCCCCTACCTGCTGCGGCTCGGCGACACCGGCGACCTCGGCTCGCTCGCCCCGCGCCCGCACGGCCGCTCGAAGGGCGACGACGCGGTGGTCGGCGGCGAGACCGGCACCGACTGAGCGGCGGGCCCCGCAGGAGCCCCGGAAAATGCGGGGGCGCGCACCGCGACCCCCGCCCCACGCCCGGCCCGTTTGGCCGTAGGGTGAGATCGAGAAGACCGCAACCCCCTTCGGAGCGAGCAGCGTGTCCCGTCAGGTCCACTTCTACGACCAGCCCGAGCGGTTCGTGGCCGGCACCGTCGGCCAGCCCGGCGCCCGGGCGTTCTACCTGCAGGCGTCCTCGCGCGGCCGGATCACCAGCGTGCTGCTGGAGAAGACCCAGGTCGCCGCGCTCGCCGAGCGCATCGAGGAGGTCCTCGACGAGGCGCTGCGACGCAGCGGCGGCGACGCCCCGATCCCGGCCGTCGCCCCCGTCGACCTGCTCGACACCGCGCCGCTCGACCTGCCGCTGGAGCAGGAGTTCCGGGTCGGCACCATGGCGCTCGCCTGGGACGCCCGCGAGGAGTGCCTGGTGGTCGAGGCGCAGGCGTTCGTGGAGGAGTCCGAGGAGGAGAACGAGGCCGAGGTCTTCGACGACGAGAACGGGCCCGACATGCTCCGGGTGCGGCTCAGCGGCGCGATGGCCCGGGTGTTCGCCAAGCGCGCGCTCGACCTGGTCGCCGCCGGCCGCAAGCCCTGCCCGTTCTGCAACCTCCCGCTCGACCCCGAGGGCCACCTGTGCCCGCGCGCGAACGGCTACCGGCGCTGAGCGAGGACCGGGCCGAGCAGCAGGCCGCCGGGGCCCCGGGCACCGACCCGGCCACCAGCGCCGCGCTGGCCGCCGACACGGCCGTCGCGCTCACCCTGCTGCGCGAGGGCGCGCTCGCCGTGCACGGCCGGGTCACCGACGCCTCCAACGCCGTGCTGTACTGCACCGCCACGCTGGACGGCGTCACCGCCCCGTGCGTGTACAAGCCCGTCGCGGGGGAGCGGCCGCTCTGGGACTTCCCCGACGGCACCCTGGCCGGTCGGGAGACCGCCGCCCACGAGGTGTCCGCCGCGACCGGCTGGCAGCTGGTCCCGCCCACCGTGCTGCGCGAGGGCCCGGCCGGGCCCGGCATGGTGCAGCTGTGGATCGAACCCGACCCGGACAGTCCCGAACTGCTCGACCTGCAGCCGCTGGACGCCCCGCGCGAGGGCTGGCTGCCGATCGTCCGCGCCGAACTCGACGGCGGCCGGCAGGCCTGGCTGGTGCACCGCGACGACGAACGGCTGCGCCGCCTCGCCGTCCTGGACGCCGTCCTCAACAACGCCGACCGCAAGGGCGGTCACTGGCTGCCCGCCGCCGACGGCCGGATCTACGGCATCGACCACGGCGTCACCTTCCACACCGACCCCAAGCTGCGGACCCTGC
The DNA window shown above is from Streptomyces sp. TLI_171 and carries:
- a CDS encoding histidine phosphatase family protein, which gives rise to MPTLLLVRHGRSTANSAGILAGWTPGVDLDETGRAQAAALPGRLAGLPIARLVSSPLERCGQTLEPLVAARPELAAPELDERLGECHYGEWTGRPLSELADEPLWRTVQDHASGAAFPGGESLRALSHRTVDAVREWNDKVAVDHGPDALWVAATHGDVIKAIVADALGLHLDHFQRISVEPCSVTAIRYTPNRPYLLRLGDTGDLGSLAPRPHGRSKGDDAVVGGETGTD
- a CDS encoding DUF3090 domain-containing protein; translation: MSRQVHFYDQPERFVAGTVGQPGARAFYLQASSRGRITSVLLEKTQVAALAERIEEVLDEALRRSGGDAPIPAVAPVDLLDTAPLDLPLEQEFRVGTMALAWDAREECLVVEAQAFVEESEEENEAEVFDDENGPDMLRVRLSGAMARVFAKRALDLVAAGRKPCPFCNLPLDPEGHLCPRANGYRR
- a CDS encoding SCO1664 family protein, with the protein product MAADTAVALTLLREGALAVHGRVTDASNAVLYCTATLDGVTAPCVYKPVAGERPLWDFPDGTLAGRETAAHEVSAATGWQLVPPTVLREGPAGPGMVQLWIEPDPDSPELLDLQPLDAPREGWLPIVRAELDGGRQAWLVHRDDERLRRLAVLDAVLNNADRKGGHWLPAADGRIYGIDHGVTFHTDPKLRTLLWGWAEQPLTDEALDVLARLAAELDGPLGERLRPHLTPAELDALRARTAALRSVGRHPLPSADWPSIPWPPV